In Anaerolineales bacterium, the genomic window AGGCTCGAATACTTTGCCAAGCCCGCCGTGATGCTCATCCTGATCTTCGGGCTGATCTTGTATGGGGAGATCCTGCCGTCCCCGATCGGCTGGCTGTTCCTAGCTGGTCTGGGGTTCTCCCTGCTCGGCGACGTCTTCTTGATGCTGCCTGCCAACCGCTTCATCCCAGGGCTGCTCGCCTTTCTTGCAGCTCACCTGCTGTACGTCGTGGCGTTCAATCAGGGTGGCCCGGTCGTCAGTCCCGCGAGCGCCGCCTTCGCCCTGTTGGTCGCCGCCATCGCCGTTCCGATCCTGGTCCGCATCCGGCGGGCGTTGCTGCTGGCTGGCCGGGCGAAACTGTGGCCACCCGTGGCCGTGTACGGCGTGGTGCTGGCGGCAACGCTGTGGTCGACGTGGTGCACCACCCTCCGCCCCGAGTGGCCCTGGGCCGGCGCCCTGTTGGCGGCAATCGGCGGCGGGCTGTTCTTCGTCTCCGACGCCCTGAACGCCTGGGAGCGCTTTGTGGACCGGTTCACGGCCTCCCGCCTGCTCGTCATGGTTTCCTACCACCTGGCTCAGTACCTGATGGCCGCCGGTGTCGTCCTGGCGGTGGCTGCCGGCGCAGGCTGAGCCTGTGGATTTCGCCAGAGCTAACAGGCGCAGTCCAAACTCCTGTTGAACCGACCCAGGCCACGCTACTCGAGCGGGATGGACCCGTCGAGCCAACGCCTCAGCCCGGCTCGCCCTTTCCAGGGAACCGCCCATGGGAAGGTTCTCCCCTTCCCCCCTCAGCCGGAAGGCGCGCGGTTGTCTAGAATGCCCTGACACAATCGCAGGCACCCAACAGCCGCATAGCAGGAGTCCAAGGCCAGACGAGAAAGCCCCCCATGAGATGTCTCCCTCCGAGGTGGTCGACAAGTTCGTCAAGGGTACCGAGCCCAAGCTGAAGGT contains:
- a CDS encoding lysoplasmalogenase, whose amino-acid sequence is RLEYFAKPAVMLILIFGLILYGEILPSPIGWLFLAGLGFSLLGDVFLMLPANRFIPGLLAFLAAHLLYVVAFNQGGPVVSPASAAFALLVAAIAVPILVRIRRALLLAGRAKLWPPVAVYGVVLAATLWSTWCTTLRPEWPWAGALLAAIGGGLFFVSDALNAWERFVDRFTASRLLVMVSYHLAQYLMAAGVVLAVAAGAG